The genomic region tattgggaTAGAGACTAGGAGACAGACACAGTATCATATTTGTTGGcttagagactggtactaaaatttctgtctctgtccccaaaatttcagtatttcagtacctctaaaaagtagggacacaagggactgaaatttttagagacggagattgaaattttaataatattttatacctaaaatacccttatttcaattaattaattcaaagTTTATCCtttatgcaaattaaattagagttttattcttatttcaatttctgtctctcattttataccaaacaaaatactgaaatttattttagTCTTTGTCCCTTAATCTTTGTCTTTCAGTCTCGGTCTTTCAGTTtctgtctctctaccaaacgctaccttatagTTGTAATCACTGAACTAGTACTTTGGGTAGAGCATAGCCCTAAGATGGAATCACAAAATTGAGCTGCAATATTTTTAACCTAACatgacctttttttttttaattttggattGATGCAGTTTTAGGGAAGGTTAAAGATTTCTTAGGAGTGATGTCAGAAGCAAATAAGCGGCTGGAACTTGATGCGAAGGTTCAAATTTGAGTTCTGATTGAAGCCATATTTTAATTGTTTCACAACCATTTTCTCCCTTTGTTCTCCTATCTATTTTCTTGTtgctttgttttgaaaatttgtagGATCATCCTGAGAGTTACAATATTGAAGAGCTCACTGGAAATGAATCCAAAGTTATTGAAATGGTAATTCATTGTTCAATCCGTGTCATATCTTCTATGTATGATTCGTGTTACTGACCGGCAAATAGTTGATTATTGCATTGGTTTTTTTGctcaatctttttctttttaaggaTTTGATGCTTGGTGTTGCGGATCTTAATACACCTGAGGCTGTGGCTGCTGCTGAATCAGCAATTTCCAGTTGTCAGCCTGCGATTTCATTGGCCGCTGATGGCAAAGACACAGACACAGATTCAGATGAAAGCAGTGCTGAAGATGATAACGAGGATGATGGAATCAGAAGTGGTGATGCTGGAAATGATGGTAGAAAGCCTTCATCTCTTGATGATAAAAAACGAAAGGGAAATCATAATTCCAAAAAACGAGCAAGGATAGTCGAGCTTTCATGAACTCAATGGTGTGTGGTAACTGGTAAGGGGTTATGAGAACTAGATGCATGAGTTGGCATAAATTGTTGTATGTACTTGCTAAGATGATATCAGCAAGAATCAAAATGCATCTTTTACATCTAGGGTAGGAATATATTGTTTGATT from Arachis ipaensis cultivar K30076 chromosome B02, Araip1.1, whole genome shotgun sequence harbors:
- the LOC107625238 gene encoding uncharacterized protein LOC107625238 isoform X2; the encoded protein is MAERSKELLHLEQKATPLSSLESTLLVCNGKREQCTQTKILPPNGTPLTSIPKSQLLGKVKDFLGVMSEANKRLELDAKDHPESYNIEELTGNESKVIEMDLMLGVADLNTPEAVAAAESAISSCQPAISLAADGKDTDTDSDESSAEDDNEDDGIRSGDAGNDGRKPSSLDDKKRKGNHNSKKRARIVELS
- the LOC107625238 gene encoding uncharacterized protein LOC107625238 isoform X1, with the protein product MGDGAGTIVSMAERSKELLHLEQKATPLSSLESTLLVCNGKREQCTQTKILPPNGTPLTSIPKSQLLGKVKDFLGVMSEANKRLELDAKDHPESYNIEELTGNESKVIEMDLMLGVADLNTPEAVAAAESAISSCQPAISLAADGKDTDTDSDESSAEDDNEDDGIRSGDAGNDGRKPSSLDDKKRKGNHNSKKRARIVELS